In a single window of the Cumulibacter soli genome:
- a CDS encoding TetR/AcrR family transcriptional regulator, whose amino-acid sequence MDQLQNDDVRERLLTHGRAVLARDGFTRARIKDIAEAAGVGIGTYYKHFPTKEALFQELAGTLLTEMINQKQGRVALRDEDPMDGIERANRRYLDSYRRSTDLMGIIEELSAVNPEVRRVQQMRSDAFRSRAAGHIRALQEAGLASPHIDPRSAGIALTAMVSKYAHAWLVHPSQTTGQPDFEESVYTLTLLWGNAIGLDTSAWVARWNSTSTP is encoded by the coding sequence GTGGACCAGCTCCAGAACGACGACGTACGCGAGCGCCTGCTCACGCATGGGCGGGCAGTGCTCGCCAGAGACGGATTCACCAGGGCTCGAATAAAGGACATCGCGGAGGCGGCCGGCGTCGGAATCGGCACCTATTACAAGCACTTCCCGACTAAAGAAGCGTTGTTTCAGGAACTCGCCGGAACCCTCCTGACCGAGATGATCAATCAGAAACAAGGTCGGGTCGCGCTTCGCGACGAGGATCCGATGGATGGCATCGAACGGGCCAACCGTAGGTATCTGGACTCCTATCGCCGCAGTACCGACCTGATGGGAATCATTGAGGAACTGTCCGCGGTGAATCCAGAGGTGAGGCGGGTGCAGCAGATGCGAAGTGATGCGTTCCGCAGCCGCGCAGCAGGTCACATCCGCGCCCTGCAGGAGGCTGGTTTGGCCTCGCCCCATATCGATCCGCGCTCTGCGGGCATTGCGCTGACTGCCATGGTCAGCAAATACGCCCATGCGTGGCTCGTGCACCCCAGTCAGACGACCGGGCAGCCGGACTTCGAGGAGTCGGTGTACACGCTCACCCTGTTGTGGGGCAACGCGATCGGGCTGGACACCTCCGCCTGGGTAGCCCGCTGGAACTCAACATCGACTCCGTAA
- a CDS encoding acyl-CoA dehydrogenase family protein: MNPTFNDDLEQYRVAARDFLRELVPSDWRGSGQLADAEYRQFNLDLRKRLYEGGYLAVDWPKEYGGQGLSPAHQVVLAEELTAAGLPNGTENDVFGLQMFGNTVLHWGTEEQKRFYLPNILNGTMVFCQGYSEPASGSDLGSLRTAATLDGATWRINGQKIWTSEAHHANWIFVLVRTDPDAPKHKGLTLLACPLDQPGIEIRPIRQIHGNAGFNEVFFTDATTTDFHAIGPVNAGWRVAMSLLEFERGGAAAVFAARFEEELGRLTELAATHGKLGDSEIRRTLAWLQGRITAMRMLGYRALTKSLDGNAPGPESAMTKLYWTECHNVVTELSLRILGTRALVPEGRMPTIVDGPDAPGATQDPGTWVGAYLASRASTIYAGTNQIQRNILAERVLGMPR, translated from the coding sequence ATGAATCCGACCTTCAATGATGACCTTGAGCAGTACCGGGTAGCGGCACGCGACTTCCTGCGCGAGCTGGTTCCTTCGGATTGGCGCGGCAGCGGCCAACTGGCCGATGCGGAGTATCGCCAATTCAACCTGGACCTACGGAAACGGCTGTACGAGGGCGGTTACCTCGCGGTCGACTGGCCGAAGGAGTACGGCGGCCAGGGGCTCAGCCCCGCACACCAGGTGGTGCTCGCGGAGGAACTCACCGCTGCCGGCTTGCCGAACGGCACGGAGAACGACGTATTCGGTCTGCAGATGTTTGGCAATACCGTTCTGCATTGGGGAACCGAGGAGCAGAAGAGGTTCTACCTGCCGAACATTCTCAACGGAACGATGGTGTTCTGCCAGGGGTACTCCGAACCGGCATCGGGCTCCGATCTCGGATCGCTGCGGACAGCGGCGACCCTCGACGGCGCTACTTGGCGGATCAATGGGCAGAAGATCTGGACCTCCGAGGCCCACCATGCCAACTGGATCTTCGTACTCGTGCGCACAGACCCCGATGCGCCGAAGCACAAGGGCCTGACCCTGCTGGCGTGTCCGCTGGATCAGCCAGGGATCGAGATCCGCCCAATCCGCCAAATCCATGGAAACGCCGGTTTCAACGAGGTGTTCTTCACCGACGCCACGACAACGGACTTCCACGCCATCGGTCCGGTGAATGCTGGCTGGCGCGTTGCGATGTCACTGCTGGAGTTCGAACGCGGCGGCGCAGCCGCAGTGTTCGCCGCGCGGTTCGAGGAGGAACTCGGCCGCCTCACCGAACTCGCGGCCACTCACGGCAAACTTGGCGACAGCGAGATTCGTCGTACGCTCGCCTGGTTGCAGGGCCGGATCACTGCGATGCGGATGCTGGGCTACCGGGCGCTGACGAAGTCACTCGATGGCAATGCCCCAGGACCAGAGTCGGCGATGACGAAGTTGTACTGGACCGAATGCCACAACGTCGTCACGGAGTTGTCGTTGCGCATCCTCGGCACTCGGGCCCTGGTGCCGGAAGGGCGAATGCCGACGATCGTGGACGGACCCGACGCGCCTGGCGCCACGCAGGATCCCGGTACCTGGGTGGGCGCCTATCTCGCGTCGCGGGCCAGCACGATCTACGCGGGCACCAATCAGATTCAGCGAAACATCCTGGCCGAGCGTGTTTTGGGAATGCCTCGATAG
- a CDS encoding acyl-CoA dehydrogenase family protein has product MKFDLNDEQRELQMMVRRFAAEHLQERRESIIRGESGYDDTSWRRLAVDLGVVGLTIPEDRDGSGATAIEAVIALEELGRVCAPLPAASTMTAVEVLARTDTDAAGKTLAAVASGEARIGLPVDWAEVNPSVSASTSGDGPRVSGKLLVPHAAELTHLLLATPGNDRMALISLRTPEVTFAAVDTLDLSQPIGAIELAGAPYIALTSQRGDLASIAREFGALYLAADSLGIARWCLEVAVEWSKEREQFGRPIGANQALKHMCADALVEIETAAVLVYYAAFALDGGHDDAGVYVSLAKQQATDAADLAARQAIQILGGIGFTWEHHAHLYLRRAKANVALCGDRDHHLERVAEAICAPYELSAGVR; this is encoded by the coding sequence ATGAAGTTCGACCTGAACGACGAGCAGCGTGAACTACAGATGATGGTGCGAAGATTCGCCGCAGAACACCTGCAGGAGCGACGCGAATCGATTATCCGAGGCGAATCCGGGTACGACGACACGTCGTGGCGTCGGCTCGCTGTGGATCTCGGTGTCGTTGGGCTGACGATTCCCGAAGATCGTGACGGATCGGGCGCTACTGCCATCGAAGCGGTGATCGCGCTCGAGGAACTGGGTCGGGTGTGCGCACCACTACCGGCCGCCTCGACCATGACGGCGGTCGAGGTGCTCGCCCGCACGGACACAGATGCCGCCGGCAAGACGCTTGCCGCCGTGGCGTCAGGAGAAGCGCGAATCGGCCTACCCGTTGACTGGGCGGAGGTGAACCCCAGCGTCAGCGCGTCGACCTCGGGTGACGGGCCGCGGGTGTCGGGGAAGTTGCTGGTGCCGCACGCGGCCGAATTGACGCACCTTCTGCTGGCGACCCCCGGCAACGATCGCATGGCGCTCATCTCGCTACGCACGCCGGAAGTCACTTTCGCTGCCGTCGACACGCTCGATCTCAGCCAGCCGATCGGCGCGATCGAGTTGGCAGGTGCGCCGTACATCGCGCTGACTTCTCAGCGAGGTGACCTCGCTTCGATTGCGCGTGAGTTTGGCGCGCTGTACCTCGCGGCGGACTCACTGGGTATCGCGCGGTGGTGCCTGGAGGTGGCAGTCGAGTGGTCGAAGGAACGCGAACAATTCGGTCGCCCTATCGGGGCGAATCAGGCGCTCAAGCACATGTGCGCCGACGCGCTGGTGGAAATCGAGACCGCCGCGGTGCTGGTCTATTACGCAGCGTTTGCGCTGGATGGCGGACACGATGACGCGGGCGTCTACGTCTCACTGGCCAAACAGCAGGCGACGGATGCCGCCGACCTCGCGGCGCGCCAGGCGATCCAGATACTCGGTGGGATTGGCTTCACCTGGGAACATCACGCCCACCTATACCTGCGGCGCGCGAAGGCGAATGTCGCGCTGTGCGGCGATCGAGATCATCATCTTGAGCGCGTTGCAGAAGCGATCTGCGCGCCGTACGAACTGTCGGCGGGGGTGCGCTGA
- a CDS encoding acyl-CoA dehydrogenase family protein, which produces MTVQRLMPTDEGNDLIELTREIADKELAPKAAPYEREERFPREAFSLLGEAGLLALPFPEEHGGGGQPYEVYLQVLEELAARWAAVAVGVSVHALTCGIGVSFTSETQRNAWLPDMLGGRTLGAYCLSEPHAGSDPAAMIARARKDGDKYVANGAKAWITHGGHADYYITMLRTSEDAGRGISCFYVPAATPGLTSDTPEDKMGLMSSTTTTMRFENAPISEANRLGDEGQGLPIALAGLDSGRLGIAACAVGLAQGSLDAAVAYAQERTAFGRRIIDHQGLAFLLADMEAAVTSARAAYIHAARLKDAGLPFSKEASIAKLIATDNAMKVTTDGVQVLGGAGYTKDFPVERFMREAKVMQIFEGTNQIQRLVIARHLAR; this is translated from the coding sequence GTGACTGTCCAGCGCCTGATGCCCACCGATGAAGGCAACGACCTCATCGAGTTGACCCGCGAGATCGCCGACAAGGAGCTCGCTCCGAAGGCAGCGCCGTACGAACGCGAAGAACGCTTCCCCCGAGAGGCCTTCAGTCTGCTCGGCGAAGCCGGGCTGCTGGCGCTGCCGTTCCCGGAGGAACACGGCGGCGGCGGGCAGCCGTACGAGGTCTACCTACAGGTGCTCGAGGAGCTCGCCGCGCGCTGGGCCGCGGTCGCCGTCGGTGTCAGCGTGCACGCGCTGACCTGCGGAATCGGCGTCTCGTTCACCAGCGAAACACAGCGCAACGCGTGGCTACCGGACATGCTCGGCGGTCGTACCCTCGGCGCATACTGCTTGTCCGAGCCACACGCCGGCAGCGACCCGGCCGCGATGATCGCGCGCGCCAGGAAGGACGGCGATAAGTACGTCGCCAACGGCGCCAAGGCGTGGATCACCCACGGCGGGCACGCCGACTATTACATCACCATGCTGCGCACGTCCGAGGACGCCGGCCGCGGCATCAGTTGCTTTTACGTACCCGCCGCCACGCCCGGGCTGACCTCCGACACGCCCGAGGACAAGATGGGGCTGATGAGCTCCACCACCACGACCATGCGCTTCGAGAATGCGCCGATTTCCGAGGCCAACCGGCTCGGGGACGAGGGCCAAGGGCTGCCGATCGCATTGGCCGGCCTGGATTCGGGCCGACTTGGCATTGCCGCCTGCGCTGTCGGCCTGGCCCAGGGTTCGCTGGATGCCGCGGTCGCGTACGCCCAGGAGCGCACCGCGTTCGGACGACGGATCATCGACCACCAGGGCCTGGCGTTCCTGCTTGCCGATATGGAAGCTGCGGTCACCAGCGCACGTGCGGCGTACATTCACGCGGCGCGGCTCAAGGACGCCGGACTGCCATTCTCCAAGGAAGCTTCGATCGCCAAACTGATCGCGACCGATAACGCCATGAAGGTCACCACCGACGGCGTCCAGGTGCTGGGCGGCGCCGGGTACACCAAGGATTTCCCTGTCGAGCGGTTCATGCGTGAAGCCAAAGTCATGCAGATCTTCGAGGGCACCAACCAGATCCAGCGACTGGTGATCGCGCGCCATCTGGCTCGTTAG
- a CDS encoding LamB/YcsF family protein, translating into MSIDLNADLGEGLGLWRMTEDAALLQIVTSANVACGFHAGDPTQMMQVCRLAAEAGTSVGAHVAYRDLIGFGRRFIDVDPAELTADVLYQLHAIDGMARSSGTALRYVKPHGALYNAIVHHEAQARAVVEALRLFGRDLPVMGLPGARWLDLAAAEGLRVVPEAFPDRSYTPDGRLATRGTPGAKIEDPQQVAERAVRFALDHRMTALDGSTIEVHAESLCVHGDSPTAVATARAVRDALHEAKIDVRAFA; encoded by the coding sequence GTGAGCATCGACTTGAACGCCGACCTCGGCGAGGGCCTCGGGCTGTGGCGAATGACTGAGGACGCCGCCCTGCTACAGATCGTCACCTCGGCGAATGTCGCCTGCGGCTTCCATGCCGGCGATCCGACCCAGATGATGCAGGTCTGCCGCCTGGCTGCTGAGGCTGGAACCTCGGTCGGCGCCCACGTCGCGTACCGCGACCTGATCGGCTTCGGCCGCAGATTCATCGACGTCGACCCGGCCGAACTCACCGCAGACGTGCTCTACCAACTGCACGCCATCGACGGGATGGCCCGCTCTAGCGGTACCGCGCTGCGCTATGTCAAACCGCACGGAGCGTTGTACAACGCGATCGTGCATCACGAGGCTCAAGCACGGGCCGTCGTTGAGGCACTCCGACTGTTCGGCAGAGACCTCCCCGTCATGGGGTTGCCCGGCGCTCGCTGGCTCGACCTCGCCGCCGCCGAAGGCCTGCGAGTCGTTCCCGAGGCATTCCCCGATCGCAGCTATACCCCCGATGGCCGCCTCGCAACGCGCGGCACTCCCGGCGCAAAGATCGAAGACCCGCAGCAGGTGGCCGAACGCGCCGTCCGCTTCGCGCTCGATCACAGGATGACTGCCCTCGACGGCTCCACCATCGAGGTACATGCGGAATCGCTGTGCGTACACGGCGACTCACCAACCGCCGTCGCCACCGCCCGTGCCGTACGCGATGCCCTACATGAGGCGAAAATCGACGTGCGAGCGTTCGCATGA
- a CDS encoding 5-oxoprolinase subunit B family protein, which translates to MNRRFLPYGERAVLLELDSIDHVLGAYAAIQNDPPDGLEDVVPAALTLLMSFTDPEALSAALPALKEIDTTPRAAEHGELATIGVHYDGADLSEVAALTAMSIDEVISVHSGAEYTVAFHGFAPGFAYLIGLDDRLRVPRRPSPRTAVPAGSVAMTGGFTAVYPRRSPGGWQLVGHTDTPMWNEDRSSPALLGPGMRVRFEAL; encoded by the coding sequence ATGAACCGCCGATTTTTACCGTACGGCGAACGTGCCGTGCTACTCGAACTCGACTCGATTGATCACGTCCTCGGCGCGTACGCCGCCATTCAGAACGATCCGCCGGACGGGCTGGAGGACGTCGTCCCTGCCGCCCTGACACTCTTGATGTCATTCACTGATCCCGAGGCGCTCTCTGCCGCTTTACCTGCGCTGAAGGAGATCGACACAACTCCACGCGCAGCAGAGCATGGAGAGCTCGCAACGATCGGGGTGCATTACGACGGGGCTGATTTATCGGAAGTGGCAGCACTCACCGCAATGAGCATCGATGAGGTCATCTCGGTGCACAGTGGCGCCGAGTACACCGTCGCCTTCCACGGATTCGCTCCCGGGTTCGCCTACCTGATCGGATTAGACGACAGGTTACGAGTGCCGCGCAGACCAAGTCCCCGAACCGCCGTACCGGCTGGGTCGGTGGCGATGACCGGCGGGTTCACCGCCGTGTACCCCCGCCGCTCTCCCGGCGGCTGGCAACTGGTCGGACACACCGATACCCCGATGTGGAACGAGGACCGATCCTCGCCGGCGCTGCTCGGCCCGGGGATGCGCGTGCGATTCGAGGCGCTATGA
- a CDS encoding biotin-dependent carboxyltransferase family protein translates to MTSPFTPRDAVRCDRTITVIEPGARTTVQDLGRPGYAYLGVGRSGAADQRAFAMANRILGNAPGAAALETTLGGLAVRIDRGAWLCVTGPMVEVLRDGAAVGVRTAFYAPAASEVRIGLPPRGMRNYLAVRGGLDVPVVLGSTSTDTLGGIGAAAVTAGDVFGIGTAAVGDIAGVDVFPAADPPDVIELVVDRGPRADWFADDAWAMLLRTRYVASANSDRIGVRLDGPPLPRVIDAELPSEGLMQGAVQIPTVGTPVCFLADTPTTGGYPVLAVIRRTSLPDLAQTRPGQAVRFRAG, encoded by the coding sequence ATGACCAGCCCGTTCACGCCGCGTGACGCAGTTCGGTGCGACAGGACCATTACTGTTATCGAGCCTGGCGCACGGACGACCGTGCAGGATCTCGGACGTCCCGGATACGCCTATCTCGGTGTCGGTCGATCCGGCGCGGCCGACCAACGCGCGTTTGCGATGGCCAATCGAATTCTGGGCAATGCACCTGGTGCGGCGGCGTTGGAGACGACGCTTGGCGGGCTCGCTGTGCGCATCGATCGCGGCGCCTGGCTGTGCGTGACGGGCCCGATGGTCGAGGTACTGCGCGATGGTGCTGCGGTCGGCGTCCGCACCGCGTTCTACGCCCCCGCCGCCAGCGAAGTGCGCATCGGCCTACCGCCGCGTGGGATGCGCAACTACCTCGCGGTACGCGGCGGACTGGACGTTCCCGTGGTGTTGGGGTCGACATCGACGGACACGCTCGGCGGGATCGGGGCGGCGGCGGTCACCGCCGGCGACGTGTTCGGGATCGGCACCGCGGCGGTCGGAGACATCGCCGGGGTCGATGTGTTCCCCGCCGCCGATCCGCCCGACGTGATCGAACTGGTCGTCGATCGCGGACCCCGCGCGGACTGGTTCGCCGACGACGCCTGGGCAATGCTGCTGCGCACGCGATACGTCGCGAGCGCCAACAGCGACCGGATCGGCGTACGCCTCGATGGCCCACCGTTACCGCGAGTGATCGACGCGGAGTTACCCAGTGAGGGGCTCATGCAGGGCGCAGTACAGATCCCGACCGTTGGTACACCGGTGTGCTTTCTCGCCGATACGCCCACAACAGGCGGGTATCCGGTGTTGGCCGTCATACGCCGTACCAGCCTGCCTGACCTGGCGCAAACGCGTCCCGGACAGGCGGTGCGGTTCCGAGCGGGATAA
- a CDS encoding enoyl-CoA hydratase → MLHHHDDGDVAIITLNRPERRNALSGDLCDMIGEVIHEKEARGSRAIVITGEGTSFCSGADLDGVYGEAFLVSLYGLFNKIMDAKMPVIAAVNGPAIGAGTQLAIACDLRVVDSPAVFGVPTARNGLAVDPWTIRRLAELAGGGAARRLLLGAGQINRDEAHAAGLVDRAGTLQDAVDWAHEIATLAPLSLAYSKTVLNNPERDLDDPTFVDNFEACFNSEDVAEGRLARAEKRKPRFTGK, encoded by the coding sequence ATGCTGCATCATCACGACGACGGCGACGTCGCCATCATCACCCTGAACCGTCCGGAACGGCGCAATGCGCTATCCGGGGACCTGTGCGACATGATCGGCGAGGTCATCCATGAGAAGGAGGCCCGCGGCTCGCGCGCGATCGTGATCACCGGTGAGGGCACAAGTTTCTGCTCGGGCGCCGATCTCGATGGCGTGTACGGCGAGGCATTCTTGGTATCGCTGTACGGCTTGTTCAACAAGATCATGGACGCAAAGATGCCGGTGATCGCGGCCGTCAACGGCCCGGCGATCGGCGCGGGAACCCAATTAGCGATTGCCTGCGACCTACGCGTGGTCGATTCGCCAGCCGTCTTCGGCGTACCGACGGCCCGTAACGGGCTCGCCGTCGACCCGTGGACGATTCGCCGACTGGCCGAACTCGCCGGCGGTGGCGCTGCACGACGTTTGCTACTAGGCGCCGGACAGATCAACCGCGATGAGGCACATGCTGCCGGCCTGGTGGATCGCGCCGGGACCCTGCAAGATGCAGTGGACTGGGCGCACGAGATCGCGACCTTGGCGCCGCTATCGCTGGCCTACAGCAAGACAGTGCTCAATAATCCGGAGCGCGACTTGGACGACCCGACGTTCGTGGACAACTTCGAGGCATGCTTCAACAGCGAGGACGTCGCCGAGGGGCGACTGGCGCGCGCCGAGAAGCGAAAGCCTCGGTTCACCGGCAAGTAG
- a CDS encoding enoyl-CoA hydratase-related protein produces MPGIKLSDAGDGIRILSIDNAKKKNALNNALCAEMAQKVREVADDKSARVLIVTGEGGSFCAGADLPDVFGTMGTDVNDIRDHLGDTVYNSFLSLRDLKIPVIAAVEGPAVGAGLNMALSADVVIASPDADLAATFSKIGLHQGGGCTALLVEALGRQRALKLLLEGGRLTGQEAYDLGLVASLSADPLDAALVLAKTTSDLDPRLARNIKKAVQLANEDGFEASLQFETWAQAYTATQPGIQTMIEKLRR; encoded by the coding sequence ATGCCAGGGATCAAGCTGTCCGACGCCGGCGACGGCATCCGCATCCTCAGCATCGACAACGCGAAGAAGAAGAACGCGCTGAACAACGCACTCTGCGCCGAGATGGCCCAGAAGGTGCGTGAGGTTGCCGACGACAAGTCCGCCCGCGTGCTCATCGTGACCGGTGAGGGCGGCTCGTTCTGCGCCGGCGCTGACCTACCCGACGTGTTCGGCACCATGGGCACCGATGTCAACGACATCCGCGACCACCTCGGCGACACGGTATACAACAGCTTCTTGAGCTTGCGCGATCTGAAGATTCCGGTCATCGCGGCGGTCGAGGGACCGGCCGTCGGCGCCGGCCTCAATATGGCGTTGTCCGCTGACGTCGTGATCGCATCGCCGGACGCCGACCTCGCGGCGACATTCTCGAAGATTGGCCTGCATCAGGGCGGCGGATGCACCGCGCTGCTCGTTGAGGCACTCGGGCGCCAGCGCGCCTTGAAGTTGCTGCTGGAAGGCGGACGTCTCACCGGCCAGGAGGCCTATGACCTGGGTCTGGTCGCGTCGCTGTCGGCCGATCCGTTGGATGCAGCGCTCGTACTCGCGAAAACCACCTCCGACCTCGATCCGCGACTTGCCCGCAATATTAAGAAGGCCGTCCAGCTCGCGAACGAGGACGGCTTCGAGGCGTCGCTGCAGTTCGAGACCTGGGCACAGGCATACACGGCTACGCAGCCGGGAATCCAGACGATGATCGAGAAGCTCCGGCGCTAA
- a CDS encoding acyl-CoA dehydrogenase family protein: protein MNFYTADPALARLIERNASAEDRALLTPLLERLGADTAQRIDPLAELADKNPPTLRPYDKDGERTNEVVYHPAYAEMGDILFGEYGMSAMSHRGMHGWAAKVPHLPKYLITYLYVQAEFGMACPISMTDTAARTLRMYGGDDPEIAEAVRRLISTDDDRFTGAMFMTELQAGTDIAKTEAVAEREGTGWRLHGRKWFASNAGADITLVLARFPGGDADTTRGVGLFMMPRRKPDGTLNDYRIERLKDKLGTRSMASGEIRLEGAYAVQVGELERGFRQMTEMVNMSRLSNAVRAVSLMRRGLYEATEHAQRRVVFGRPLIDQPLMRLDLLRLSADVESGLGFVVYCAQQLERADAGDDTASSLVRILTPLAKHYLCKRARVATGEAMEIRGGNGYIEVFVQPRLVRDAHLGSIWEGASNVIALDVLRSMRKIGAHKILFDDLRVRLDALADASLSEQRDALAARVNAISERAERVLSAATDDAEILMSSLADDMATAIMGVLLAEQAQYEIDQYDDHRVALVADAFRQLVLDRDENFAPKGISYVPQIVTGAAVDRAAVDLTN, encoded by the coding sequence ATGAACTTCTATACTGCCGATCCTGCCCTGGCTCGACTGATCGAGCGCAATGCCTCCGCCGAGGATCGAGCGCTACTGACGCCGCTTCTGGAGCGTCTTGGCGCCGACACCGCGCAGCGGATCGATCCGTTGGCCGAACTCGCCGACAAGAATCCGCCTACGTTGCGCCCGTACGACAAGGACGGTGAGCGCACCAATGAAGTCGTCTACCATCCGGCGTACGCCGAGATGGGCGACATCCTCTTCGGTGAGTATGGGATGTCCGCGATGTCGCATCGCGGTATGCACGGTTGGGCCGCCAAGGTGCCGCATCTGCCGAAGTACCTGATCACGTACCTCTATGTGCAAGCCGAATTCGGGATGGCGTGCCCGATCAGCATGACCGACACCGCCGCCCGCACGCTGCGGATGTACGGCGGCGATGACCCGGAGATCGCCGAGGCGGTCCGTCGCCTCATCTCGACCGACGACGATCGGTTCACCGGGGCGATGTTCATGACCGAACTTCAGGCCGGCACTGACATCGCCAAGACCGAGGCGGTCGCCGAGCGCGAGGGAACGGGCTGGAGACTGCACGGACGCAAGTGGTTCGCATCGAACGCCGGCGCGGACATCACCCTGGTCCTCGCGCGATTCCCCGGCGGCGACGCAGACACGACCCGCGGTGTCGGGCTGTTCATGATGCCTCGTCGTAAACCCGACGGGACGTTGAACGATTACCGTATTGAGCGGCTCAAGGACAAACTCGGCACTCGTTCGATGGCCTCCGGCGAAATCCGACTCGAAGGCGCGTACGCCGTCCAGGTCGGCGAACTCGAACGCGGCTTCCGGCAGATGACCGAGATGGTCAACATGTCGCGGCTCTCGAACGCCGTACGCGCGGTCTCGCTGATGCGCCGTGGTCTGTACGAAGCCACCGAGCATGCCCAACGCCGCGTCGTGTTCGGCCGCCCGTTAATCGATCAGCCATTGATGCGCCTGGACTTGCTGCGGCTGAGCGCCGACGTTGAATCGGGCCTGGGATTCGTTGTCTATTGCGCCCAGCAACTAGAACGCGCGGACGCAGGTGATGACACGGCCTCGTCCCTGGTGCGGATCCTCACCCCGTTGGCCAAGCATTATTTGTGTAAGCGCGCTCGGGTGGCCACCGGCGAAGCGATGGAAATCCGGGGCGGTAACGGTTACATCGAAGTATTCGTGCAGCCGCGACTCGTTCGTGATGCACACCTCGGTTCGATCTGGGAGGGCGCCAGCAACGTCATTGCCCTCGACGTGCTCCGTTCGATGCGCAAAATCGGCGCGCACAAGATTCTGTTCGACGACCTCCGGGTGCGCCTGGACGCGCTCGCGGACGCGAGCCTCAGCGAACAGCGTGACGCGCTCGCCGCGCGGGTGAATGCGATCAGCGAGCGCGCGGAACGCGTGCTATCGGCGGCCACGGACGATGCCGAAATTCTGATGAGTTCGCTCGCCGACGATATGGCCACCGCGATCATGGGGGTGCTGTTGGCCGAACAGGCCCAGTACGAGATCGACCAGTACGACGACCACCGGGTCGCTTTGGTGGCCGACGCATTCCGCCAACTCGTTCTTGACCGCGATGAAAACTTCGCGCCGAAGGGGATTAGCTACGTTCCCCAGATCGTCACCGGCGCCGCCGTCGACCGCGCTGCGGTAGATCTCACCAACTGA
- a CDS encoding LysR family transcriptional regulator: MELRHVRALVAVAEHQHFSRAAESLRISQPPLSAAIRELEREVGVVLFERTTRTVRLTDDGAALLEPARRILGSVEEIRQIAAARRTGTAGSVRAGFAGTSGYAVLADLVREVRSREPALTVDLVPQVYSGRAIELVRRGQLDLAITGSPLPTDLGSVALGQETLVLAVPEGHPLSTTPQVAVASLAGEPLVSYPGEHDSWVRHATVTMLESAGIAPNFVAEAPDPFSLLALVAAGVGAAVVVDHRDRLHVAGVHYIRLADDVQAKFPIRLVWRAGATNPATRRAITIAREVFDTSAAADRAGGA, from the coding sequence ATGGAACTGAGGCATGTGCGCGCGCTGGTTGCGGTCGCCGAGCATCAACACTTCAGTCGCGCGGCCGAAAGCCTGCGTATTTCGCAGCCGCCGCTCAGCGCGGCGATTCGGGAACTGGAGCGCGAGGTCGGCGTGGTGCTGTTCGAGCGAACTACGCGTACGGTGCGGCTGACCGACGACGGTGCGGCTCTGCTGGAACCGGCCCGGCGAATCCTGGGGAGCGTCGAGGAGATTCGACAGATCGCGGCGGCACGACGGACCGGCACAGCCGGATCGGTCCGCGCCGGGTTCGCCGGCACGTCGGGGTATGCCGTCCTCGCAGACCTGGTGCGTGAGGTGCGATCGCGTGAGCCCGCGCTGACGGTCGACCTCGTTCCGCAGGTATACAGCGGGCGAGCGATAGAACTAGTCCGGCGCGGACAGCTGGACCTGGCGATTACTGGATCACCACTGCCGACCGACCTTGGATCGGTGGCGCTCGGGCAGGAAACGCTAGTGCTGGCCGTACCGGAGGGACACCCACTGAGCACGACGCCGCAAGTGGCGGTCGCATCGCTGGCCGGCGAACCGTTGGTGTCGTACCCAGGCGAGCACGATTCGTGGGTGCGACACGCGACGGTGACGATGCTGGAAAGCGCCGGGATCGCACCGAATTTCGTCGCCGAGGCGCCGGACCCATTCAGTCTGTTAGCACTTGTCGCTGCTGGGGTCGGCGCTGCCGTCGTGGTCGACCATCGGGACCGGCTGCACGTGGCGGGTGTGCACTACATTCGGCTGGCGGACGACGTTCAGGCCAAATTTCCGATACGGCTCGTGTGGCGGGCGGGCGCGACCAACCCGGCCACCCGACGAGCCATCACGATCGCCCGCGAGGTCTTCGATACGAGCGCAGCTGCAGACCGTGCTGGTGGCGCATGA